A portion of the Macaca thibetana thibetana isolate TM-01 chromosome 9, ASM2454274v1, whole genome shotgun sequence genome contains these proteins:
- the PWWP2B gene encoding PWWP domain-containing protein 2B yields the protein MEPRAGCRLPVRVEQVVNGALVVTVSCGERSFAGILLDCTKKSGLFGLPPSALLPQVDDPPANNSHGRVPEEGDAEVMQLGPGSPPPPHGVQPPETTGPEPPPPLVPPLPAGSLPPYPPYFEGAPFPHPLWLRDTYKLWVPQPPPRTIKRTRRRLSRNRDPGRLILSTIRLRPRQVLCEKCKSTLSPPEASPGPPAAPRARRRLGSGPDRELRKPEEPENSDPMAGATARRSKRERREEDRAPAEQVPRSPVIKISYSTPQGKGEVVKIPSRVHGSLEPFRPQQAPLDDGSQDPEVLDRESRDRPSGAPSASIPKLKLTRPVPPSADLPPPKIRLKPHRLGDSEHEPVYRAELVEELNGYPRASSPAPCADGPAGGPADLSSGSSGEDDDFKSCPQGAQGGEDLAFLVSCPEGRADCASESACSSDSLDEARSSGSEGTPADTGDLSPGHGASAPSESREARQTVPPLTVRLHTQSVSECITEDGRTVAVGDIVWGKIHGFPWWPARVLDISLGQKEDGEPSWREAKVSWFGSPTTSFLSISKLSPFSEFFKLRFNRKKKGMYRKAITEAANAARHVAPEIRELLTQFET from the coding sequence GTCTGGCCTCTTTGGCCTGCCCCCGTCGGCTCTGCTGCCCCAGGTCGACGACCCCCCCGCCAACAACAGCCATGGCCGGGTCCCCGAAGAGGGGGATGCAGAGGTGATGCAGCTGGGGCCTggctccccacctcctccccacgGGGTTCAGCCCCCTGAGACCACCGGTCCCGAGCCACCCCCGCCCCTCGTGCCACCGCTGCCCGCTGGAAGCCTGCCCCCGTACCCGCCATACTTCGAAGGCGCCCCCTTCCCTCACCCGCTGTGGCTCCGGGACACGTACAAGCTGTGGGTGCCCCAGCCACCACCCAGGACCATCAAGCGCACCCGGCGGCGTCTGTCCCGCAACCGCGACCCGGGGCGCCTCATTCTCAGCACCATCCGCCTGCGGCCGCGCCAAGTGCTCTGTGAGAAGTGCAAGAGCACGCTGAGCCCCCCGGAGGCCAGCCCTGGACCCCCAGCCGCGCCCAGGGCCCGCAGGAGGCTGGGTAGTGGCCCAGACAGGGAGCTCCGCAAGCCGGAGGAGCCAGAGAACAGCGACCCCATGGCTGGGGCCACGGCCAGGAGGAGCAAGCGGGAGAGGCGAGAGGAGGACAGGGCCCCGGCAGAGCAGGTCCCGCGGAGCCCGGTCATCAAGATCTCCTACAGCACGCCCCAGGGCAAGGGAGAGGTGGTCAAGATCCCCTCCCGCGTGCACGGCTCTCTGGAGCCCTTCCGTCCCCAGCAGGCCCCCCTGGACGACGGCAGCCAGGACCCTGAGGTGCTGGACAGAGAGTCCCGGGACCGGCCGTCCGGTGCACCCTCGGCCTCCATCCCCAAGCTGAAACTGACACGGCCTGTGCCGCCCAGCGCGGACCTGCCGCCCCCCAAGATCCGCCTGAAGCCCCACCGCCTGGGGGACAGTGAGCACGAGCCCGTGTACCGGGCCGAGCTGGTGGAGGAGCTGAACGGGTACCCGCGGGCCAGCTCGCCCGCGCCCTGTGCGGACGGCCCTGCCGGTGGGCCGGCGGACTTGTCTTCCGGAAGTTCGGGGGAGGACGATGACTTCAAGAGCTGTCCCCAGGGCGCACAGGGCGGTGAGGACTTGGCTTTTCTTGTCAGCTGCCCTGAGGGGAGAGCGGACTGTGCCAGCGAGTCGGCGTGCAGCAGCGACAGCCTCGACGAGGCCAGATCGTCCGGCTCGGAAGGGACACCGGCAGACACGGGCGACCTCTCGCCTGGCCACGGCGCGTCGGCACCCTCCGAGTCCAGAGAGGCTCGCCAAACCGTGCCGCCCCTGACGGTCAGGCTGCACACACAGAGTGTGTCGGAGTGCATCACGGAGGACGGCAGGACTGTGGCCGTGGGGGACATCGTGTGGGGTAAGATCCATGGTTTTCCTTGGTGGCCGGCGCGTGTTCTTGACATCAGCCTCGGCCAGAAGGAGGACGGAGAGCCGTCTTGGCGAGAAGCGAAGGTCTCGTGGTTTGGTTCTCCGACTACGTCGTTCTTGTCTATTTCAAAACTCTCCCCTTTCTCTGAATTTTTCAAACTGAGATTTAACCGTAAGAAGAAGGGGATGTATCGGAAAGCTATAACCGAGGCTGCAAATGCCGCGCGACACGTGGCCCCGGAAATCAGGGAGCTCTTAACCCAGTTTGAAACGTAA